One Paraburkholderia caffeinilytica DNA segment encodes these proteins:
- a CDS encoding aspartate/glutamate racemase family protein, translating to MRIVCLHTADSNIALFDAAARAAGFEALELAHVVRADLLAAAEQAGGLTEAIASQTRAVLLSLKDNAHAVLLNCSTLGPSVNDVLAAQAAPVPILRADAALARRAVENGGKVVVLCTVSTTLDPTTRVFAQAATRTAAEVEVQLVSGAWDRFRADDTAGYLSMIAAAADAAYENGADVVAFAQTSMAGAALLVKGGAKPLTTPAIALAAAIHAAALAA from the coding sequence GTGCGCATCGTCTGCTTGCACACCGCTGACAGCAACATCGCCTTGTTCGATGCAGCCGCCCGCGCCGCCGGATTCGAAGCACTCGAGTTAGCCCACGTGGTCCGCGCCGACTTGCTCGCGGCCGCTGAGCAGGCCGGCGGCTTGACCGAGGCAATCGCGTCACAAACCCGCGCGGTGCTCCTCTCGCTGAAGGACAACGCGCACGCTGTTTTGCTCAACTGCTCGACGCTCGGCCCGTCAGTCAATGACGTCCTCGCCGCGCAAGCCGCACCGGTGCCCATTTTGCGGGCCGATGCCGCGTTGGCTCGGCGCGCGGTGGAGAATGGCGGCAAGGTTGTCGTGCTATGCACCGTCTCCACCACACTCGACCCGACCACGCGCGTGTTCGCTCAAGCCGCCACGCGCACCGCCGCGGAAGTCGAGGTTCAGTTGGTGAGTGGCGCATGGGACCGTTTCAGAGCAGACGACACAGCAGGCTACCTGTCCATGATCGCCGCCGCTGCGGACGCGGCCTACGAAAACGGCGCGGACGTCGTAGCGTTCGCGCAAACATCAATGGCCGGTGCGGCCTTGTTGGTCAAGGGCGGAGCGAAACCGCTGACCACACCGGCCATCGCCCTCGCCGCCGCAATCCACGCAGCCGCACTCGCCGCCTGA
- a CDS encoding lysozyme inhibitor LprI family protein, whose protein sequence is MKSLLFALLLVVIAPSTFASQCDEALDQRSMNECAFKQSQQQDVALHNVYEHLSTKLTDHQRDLLKKTETAWLAYRESACRFAASGSEGGTSYGQWLSICSREMTQTRIRELEGLSHCNAGDGECPTPAE, encoded by the coding sequence ATGAAAAGCTTACTATTTGCGCTCCTGCTGGTGGTCATTGCGCCGTCCACGTTCGCCTCACAGTGCGACGAAGCTTTGGATCAGAGAAGCATGAACGAATGCGCGTTCAAGCAATCCCAGCAACAAGACGTCGCTCTGCATAACGTCTACGAACACCTTTCTACGAAGCTAACTGACCATCAACGTGATCTGCTCAAAAAGACCGAGACCGCGTGGCTTGCCTACCGCGAATCAGCTTGTCGGTTTGCTGCAAGTGGAAGTGAAGGCGGGACGTCGTATGGCCAATGGCTTTCGATCTGCTCCCGAGAAATGACGCAAACCAGGATCCGGGAATTAGAGGGGTTGTCGCACTGTAACGCCGGGGACGGTGAGTGCCCGACACCTGCGGAGTGA
- a CDS encoding cysteine hydrolase family protein, giving the protein MTTIADRPNTALVVIDLQNEVVANAYRRHEVLDAVNMLIERARTAHVPVIWIQHTDEDLEAGSEAWQIVAELAPAPREAIVEKSYRDAFEGTDLEEVLSSLGVGKLIVTGAQTDMCVRSTLHGALARGYDAILVSDAHTTDDMTERGAPPPDAVIRHTNLYWSNQRAPGRWGGVIESKDVDFTLCGS; this is encoded by the coding sequence GTGACTACGATAGCCGATCGCCCCAACACCGCACTTGTCGTTATCGATCTTCAAAATGAAGTCGTCGCGAATGCATATCGACGTCATGAAGTGCTCGACGCAGTCAACATGCTCATCGAGCGGGCACGCACCGCGCACGTGCCGGTTATCTGGATTCAGCACACCGACGAAGACCTCGAGGCGGGCAGCGAAGCGTGGCAGATCGTTGCCGAACTTGCTCCGGCGCCAAGGGAAGCGATTGTCGAAAAAAGCTATCGAGACGCGTTTGAAGGCACCGATCTCGAGGAGGTGCTATCCAGTCTCGGAGTAGGCAAACTCATTGTGACCGGAGCACAGACGGACATGTGCGTACGCTCGACTCTGCATGGCGCACTCGCGCGCGGTTATGACGCGATCCTCGTCAGCGATGCCCATACGACGGATGACATGACGGAAAGGGGCGCGCCGCCACCGGATGCCGTGATCAGGCACACCAATCTGTACTGGAGCAATCAAAGGGCGCCGGGCCGCTGGGGCGGAGTCATCGAGAGTAAAGACGTCGACTTCACGCTCTGTGGTTCCTGA
- a CDS encoding flavin reductase family protein: protein MKVTREPVALSRATQLLNHGPVTIITSAHGGRSNVMAASWAMPLDFTPPKVVVVVDSRTLTRQLIEASGVFGLQLPSRGFAAQTLAVGTNAGAELDKFSAFDLETFPAQEIDVPMLAGCITWMECKVIPDDSQRHDLIIGEVVAAYADSRVYSNNRWHFGDDPDLRTCHYVAGGTFFATGDAFEVEPVASGAGN, encoded by the coding sequence ATGAAAGTCACCCGGGAACCCGTCGCATTGTCGCGGGCCACGCAGTTGCTGAATCATGGGCCCGTCACGATCATTACCAGCGCGCATGGCGGCCGCTCGAACGTGATGGCCGCGTCGTGGGCGATGCCGCTCGATTTCACGCCGCCGAAGGTCGTGGTGGTGGTGGACAGCCGTACTCTCACGCGGCAACTGATCGAAGCGAGCGGCGTGTTCGGGCTGCAACTGCCGAGCCGCGGATTCGCCGCGCAGACGCTGGCAGTGGGCACGAACGCGGGCGCTGAGCTCGACAAGTTCTCGGCCTTCGACCTCGAGACCTTCCCTGCACAAGAAATCGATGTGCCGATGCTGGCGGGCTGCATCACGTGGATGGAATGCAAGGTGATTCCGGACGATAGCCAGCGGCACGATCTGATCATTGGCGAAGTGGTCGCCGCCTATGCGGACAGCCGCGTCTACTCGAACAACCGCTGGCACTTCGGTGACGACCCCGATCTGCGGACGTGCCACTACGTGGCGGGCGGAACCTTCTTCGCCACAGGTGACGCGTTTGAAGTCGAGCCGGTAGCGAGCGGCGCGGGGAATTGA
- a CDS encoding GNAT family N-acetyltransferase, which produces MTIHIRPAHAADAALILRFITELAVYEKAEHEVVATVEDIETSLFSVTSTAKSLICEMNGEPIGFCVYFFSYSTWLGKQGLYLEDLYISPKSRGSGAGKQMLRHLAQIACETGCGRFEWSVLDWNEPAIGFYESIGASAQSEWVRYRLAGEALTAFADGTT; this is translated from the coding sequence TTGACCATCCACATCCGCCCCGCGCACGCAGCAGACGCCGCCTTGATTCTCCGCTTCATCACCGAACTCGCGGTGTATGAAAAAGCGGAGCACGAAGTGGTCGCGACTGTTGAAGACATCGAAACGAGCCTGTTCTCCGTCACCTCCACGGCCAAGTCTTTGATCTGCGAAATGAATGGAGAACCGATCGGCTTTTGCGTTTACTTCTTTTCCTATTCGACGTGGCTCGGCAAACAGGGGCTCTATCTGGAAGACCTGTACATCTCGCCGAAGTCGCGCGGCAGCGGCGCGGGCAAACAGATGCTTCGCCACCTCGCGCAGATTGCATGCGAAACAGGCTGTGGGCGCTTCGAATGGAGCGTGCTCGACTGGAACGAACCGGCGATCGGCTTCTATGAATCGATCGGTGCGAGCGCACAAAGCGAATGGGTTCGCTACCGGCTGGCGGGCGAGGCACTCACGGCGTTTGCCGACGGCACTACGTGA